In Erigeron canadensis isolate Cc75 chromosome 7, C_canadensis_v1, whole genome shotgun sequence, one DNA window encodes the following:
- the LOC122609333 gene encoding uncharacterized protein LOC122609333, whose product MPLCVNNTDTIGQLKRKIIDVPVERQILYLDDQELLDQLSTVQDCKINRFSNISIEIDESLTLSARTTGDEEIISVNDMKGSDSVIDLKNRLQEPARLSSSRMELYFAGKCLRNEETLYDSLISNGVLVYVLPIRVAPIPVWVDTADGFQYPFNISRLDTIQLFQEKFELNEEDVIPVALQRYFYKETHCLEVLPSATTVKEFKRMIKRVTNISPRHQIVYIPPPTRLEDPESVLSDYDVHNATTVHEVFRGMKLFVRNEEDENAFTIAVKGTDSILKVKRKIYKQQGIPVVHQGGPGVVLEVSSSSSILNSTLVLRKLNDDIGFMWVINDAIKELIMQLQEVVFGLSFVVY is encoded by the exons ATGCCCCTTTGCGTGAATAATACCGACACCATCGGTCAACTAAAGAGAAAGATTATTGATGTTCCAGTTGAACGTCAAATCTTATACCTTGATGATCAAGAACTTCTTGATCAACTCAGTACTGTTCAAGATTGCAAGATTAATCGATTCTCCAATATTTCTATTGAAATCGATGAAAGTCTTACATTGAGTGCAAGAACTACGGGTGACGAAGAAATCATCTCTGTTAATGATATGAAGGGTTCTGATTCGGTGATTGATCTTAAAAACAGACTCCAAGAACCCGCTCGCCTCAGTTCGAGTCGTATGGAGTTATATTTCGCCGGTAAATGTTTAAGAAACGAGGAAACGCTTTATGATTCACTGATCTCAAATGGGGTTCTGGTATATGTCTTGCCAATTCGTGTTGCACCAATCCCCGTGTGGGTTGATACGGCTGATGGATTTCAATACCCATTTAATATCAGCAGATTAGATACCATacaactttttcaagaaaaatttgAACTTAATGAAGAGGATGTGATTCCTGTTGCGTTGCAACGTTACTTTTACAAAG AGACACACTGCTTGGAAGTTCTGCCGTCGGCGACTACAGTGAAGGAGTTCAAGAGAATGATTAAACGAGTGACAAATATATCTCCACGCCATCAGATTGTCTACATACCACCACCAACACGACTAGAAGACCCCGAGTCGGTTTTATCAGACTACGACGTTCATAATGCCACCACTGTTCATGAGGTGTTTCGTGGTATGAAGTTATTTGTCAGGAATGAAGAAGATGAGAATGCGTTTACGATAGCAGTTAAGGGAACAGATAGCATATTGAAAGTGAAAAGAAAAATCTATAAGCAACAAGGGATTCCAGTTGTACATCAG GGAGGGCCTGGCGTGGTGCTAGAAGTAAGTAGTAGTAGTTCAATTCTAAACAGTACATTAGTGTTGAggaaattaaatgatgatattGGTTTTATGTGGGTGATCAATGATGCAATTAAGGAACTAATCATGCAACTGCAGGAAGTGGTATTTGGTTTGTCATTTGTGGTTTACTAA